A section of the Bacillus sp. HSf4 genome encodes:
- the trmB gene encoding tRNA (guanosine(46)-N7)-methyltransferase TrmB has translation MRMRHKPWADDYLAENSHIVISEPSQYKGKWHSVFGNDNPIHIEVGTGKGQFISGMARQNPDVNYIGIELFKSVIVTAVDKVKQAEAPNARLLNINADMLSDVFAEGEVDRVYLNFSDPWPKKRHEKRRLTNHAFLKKYEQVLGAKGAIHFKTDNRGLFEYSLSSFSQYGLVLTFVSLDLHQSGFEGNVMTEYEEKFAAKGQPIYRVEAEWRA, from the coding sequence GCGAACCGTCCCAATATAAAGGGAAATGGCATTCCGTTTTTGGGAATGACAATCCGATCCATATTGAAGTAGGAACCGGGAAAGGGCAGTTTATTTCAGGAATGGCCCGGCAGAACCCGGATGTCAATTATATCGGCATCGAATTATTTAAGAGCGTCATCGTCACCGCGGTAGATAAAGTAAAACAAGCTGAAGCGCCTAATGCAAGGCTGTTGAACATCAATGCCGATATGCTTTCAGATGTTTTTGCGGAAGGAGAAGTCGATCGCGTTTATTTGAACTTTTCTGATCCGTGGCCTAAAAAGCGCCATGAAAAGCGGCGCCTCACCAATCACGCGTTTTTGAAAAAGTATGAGCAGGTCCTCGGCGCAAAGGGAGCGATCCATTTTAAAACGGACAACCGCGGGCTATTTGAATATTCTCTATCAAGCTTCTCTCAATACGGACTCGTTTTGACGTTTGTCAGCCTTGATCTGCACCAGAGCGGCTTTGAAGGAAACGTCATGACCGAATATGAAGAAAAATTTGCCGCCAAAGGCCAGCCGATCTACAGAGTCGAAGCTGAATGGAGAGCATAA